ATTACATTCCGTATTCATATCGATTGGACAGTTTATGGCAAAGAGGCGGAAACAATTGTGAAGCCGGGTATGCTCGATGTACAGATGGACTATCAGGAAAAAGGGAAAAAGGTTAATAAACACATTGTAGACAATGAGAAAATCATGATTGGACGTAACGACGATGATGGTTATTACTTTAAGTTCGGTATCTATCGCGTAGGTAATAGCACGAAGCCGGTATGTTACAATCTGGCAAACTATTCAGAGAGGTAATTAGTCAGAAGGTAGAAAGAGAGTGATATCCGGATGTCCGTTTAGTGAGCATCCGGATATTTTTTATTCTGCCCGTTGCGGGCATATTCTAACCGACCTGTTTCTTCATCGCTTGTTTGTCAGCGCGGCAATGATATACTTCCCCGGCGCGCCGATCTTGCTCCAGCTGGTACTGGAAAACAGCCTCCATACCTGCGTGCCCTTTCTTCCATAATCCGAGAGCCGTAGAATCGTCTGCTTCTCCTCCGGACTAGTCACTTTGTAGCGGTCCAGACTTTCAATCAGCCCGTTGATATTATGAGTAGCCTGATTGTATGCATACCCCGGAATTTCAAACGAAGCATCGCGTTTATCTTCTTCTTCAGAATATAGTTTAGTTTGGTTTAGTTTAGTTTGTCGAAAAATGTCATCATTTTCCGAACTCACCTTCACTTGAGTCGGCAAAATGTCTACATTTTCTTTGTTCAACTCGCCTTTTTGTCTACCATTTTTTTCTTTGGGCGCTAATAAATAGGGTAATTGGGAGTAATCAATTTTTCTCCGTACCGTAGCTTCCATCCAAACTTTCTGAATCTGTTCCGAAGTCAATACTCCGTATTGGTCGTACGTCTCTTTATGGAAAAATCTCTTTTCCAGCAGTAGTTCCACAATCTTTTCCACCATCTCCTCTTTAATGCCTTCTCCTATTTTGCGTGCAAAAATCAGATTTTGTTCTTTTCCCCAAGAGATATAGTATCCTTCTTTGTAGATTTTACAAAGCAATCTCAAAACGATATAAGAAGCTAACACTCCAAATTTGGCTTCTAACAATTCCATGACTTCTTCTTCGAAAAAGTTTGCAGATGTAGGGAAATAGGGTATCCCTTTATTAATCATACTCATCGTTCAAATTCTTTTATTAACGTTACACAATCGCTTTCCATTCAAGCAGGTTCCCGATCATAAATCTTCTCCATGCATGCTGTTCCGTACTCCAGTAGACAACCGATTCTTGTCTTGCCGTGTTTTTATACTCCCGATGAAAGAATTTTTCGTATCCTACCAATGTGCCTTTTTCCATGCAGAAGGTACCATCCTGTTTGTAAAAAGCGATCATGGCATTTCCATATTGCATGCGCTCTATCAGCTCTATACACCTTTGCGCAATTCTTTCCGCAGATTTTTCCGAAAATCCTTTTTCAGATACGATACGTCTTTTCCATACTAACTTACAAGATTCCATCTTACTTCTGTTGATTTTTCTTTTCATTGAAAAAATAATTAAAATTAAAAATACATGTTTAGTGAAGTGAGAATACTCCCTTAAAGATAGTGACGCTATGTTGTCAGTATAGTGACGCTATCCTTCTCTTATAGTGACGCCATCCCGACAGGATAGCGTCACCATTTTTCCGGGATATGATTCTCTGTTTCTAGCCGGTTAAAAACGGCGTCAAAAGTATAGCTTGCATTTCATCCGCACAATTATTTTTGTCAATACTTGTTTCTGGCCTTTTCTTTGGCCTGTCTTTCTTCCTCTTCCAGCTGCTCTCTTCTGGCTCTTCTAATGACGCATAATTCAGTCTCTATGCTGCTGACTTCCATAAGTTTATACCCACCATGTTTGTGTATGTATAAAATTTCTTTCTCATGGATATGCTCCGCCAGATCCTTGAGCTTTTTGGAGTAGTGGATATGAGCTTCCCCTTCTTCAAACTTCTGCAGATAGACCGTGAGTAAAGCGGTTGCATCTCCGGTGAGCCCGCCTCTTTCTTCCAGTTCATCTTTGCTAATGATTTCCACTCTCTGATGTCCTCTTCCATTCTTTTTCGGGTTTTGAACATTGTTCTTTACTTGTGTTTTAGATTCTCCGTGATTTGTCTTTTTGTTAGCCATGATTTGCTAATTTTTTAAGAGGTTAATAAAACTAAAAAATAATATCGCATTTGTCAAGTGTGCTCCAGGTCTGCCAAAAGATTTGTTCTTTTGTCGCTTGCCAAATGGTATAATATATAAAATAACTAGTGATGCAAATGATGAACAGAAATGGATTTAGCCGGTGTGCGGAATTCTACATCGGTCGTTTGCGGAAGGAGGGGAGACATTCTACTGCGCATGTCTACAAGAACGCGCTCTTCTCTTTCAGCAAATATTGCGGCACGTCTAACGTGTCGTTCAGACAGGTCACCCGTGAGCGTTTACGGCGTTACGGTCAGTATCTTTATGAGTGTGGCTTGAAGCCCAATACGATTTCTACGTATATGCGTATGCTTCGTAGTATCTATAACCGTGGAGTGGAAGCGGGCAGTGCGCCTTATGTTCCGCGACTGTTTCATGATGTCTATACAGGTGTGGATGTCCGCCAGAAAAAGGCTTTGCCTGCTACGGAATTGCATAAGCTTCTGTATGAGGATCCTAAATCGGAACGCTTACGTCGTACGCAAGCTATTGCTGCCCTGATGTTCCAATTTTGTGGAATGTCGTTCGCTGATTTAGCCCACCTGGAGAAATCGGCACTCGATCAGAACGTGTTGCGATACAACCGTATCAAGACCAAAACCCCGATGAGCGTGGAAGTGTTGAATACTGCAAAGGAAATGATTAACCAGCTCCGTAGCAAGGAAGATTCTCATCCTGACTGTCCGGATTATCTGTTTGATATTCTTCGTGGGGATAAAAAACGGACGGATGAAGGAGGTTATCGGGAATATCAGTCCGCTCTCCGTCGATTTAATAATTCTCTGAAGGACTTGGCAAGAGCTTTGCATTTGCAATCTCCTGTCACTTCCTATACGCTTCGTCATTCTTGGGCAACGACTGCGAAGTATCGGGGAGTCTCCATTGAAATGATTAGTGAATCATTGGGGCACAAATCTATAAAAACGACACAAATCTACTTGAAAGGCTTTGGACTAAAAGAACGTACAGAGGTAAATAAAGGGAATTTATCTTACGTTAGAAACTGCTGTGTAGGTGGTGTGAAATAGTAAAATGCTAATAATCAGAATTAAACTATGTGTATTACTTCTTAGGTAACGGAATTAAATTTGACGCAAAGATAGACAAAAACACGAATAGAAAGCAAATATTCCTCCACTTTTTTTCGTTTTATCTGAAACATAGAGCAAAAAACTATCCGAACATGAAATAACCTTATTTCCATGCTCTATACTTTTTATTGCCTAATCTCTAGATTTTTCCCGTTGAGTATTAGGCCTTTCCACATTCTACGCCTTTGTCATGTGCGTGATTTCTATTTTCATCATAATGTACGTTTCGTGTATGTGTTATCCGTTACCTAAGAAGTAACGGAATAACATGGGGTAAAAAAATATGATTTTAACGAAACCAAAATCAGTAAATGCCGGGCCTATTAGTGGGACAGGGGAAGGCGTAGCACACTCAAAACGCTGGTATGTAGCACTCGTTCGAATGCATCACGAGAAGAAAGTATCCGAGCGTTTGTCTAAGATGGGAATTGATTCATTTGTTCCCGTTCAGCAACAGATCCATCAATGGAGCGACCGTCGAAAGATGGTTGATACAGTCTTGCTTCCCATGATGGTTTTTGTTCATGTCAATCCAAAAGAGCGTATGGAAGTCCTGAGCTTCTCCACTGTCAGCCGTTATATGGTGATGCGTGGTGAAAGCACTCCTGCCGTTATTCCTGACGAGCAGATGGCTCGTTTCCGTTTCATGCTCGATTATTCCGAAGAAGCAGTCTGTATGAATGATACTCCACTGGCGCGTGGTGAGAAAGTTCGTGTGATTAAAGGTCCTTTGAGTGGCCTTGTCGGCGAACTCGTGACTGTCGGGGGGAAGAGTAAGATTGCCGTTCGTTTAAATATGCTTGGCTGTGCTTGTGTAGATATGCCAATCGGTTATGTAGAACCCACAAAGATTAGTAATGACGATACAAAAAAACTTTAACGTATTTCTATTCATTCTACTGTTAGGAGTTTTTTCTCCTTTGATGGCTCAAACTATGAGCGATTCTCAAGTATTGGAGTATGTCAAAGAGGGGATTAGACAAGGGAAAGAACAAAAACAATTAGCCTCAGAACTTGCACGTAAGGGCGTGACCAAGGAACAGGCTATGCGTGTGAAGCAGCTTTATGAGCAGCAGAACAACGTCAATGCTTCTACTGCAACGGGTACTGATGTCAATGAATCACGCCTTCGTGAGGAAATGAAGGAGAACACTTCCGATATGCTGGAAGACCATCCGAGCACCCAAGATCTTGCACGTGGCAATCAGGTTTTCGGACGTAACATCTTCAATACTCGTAACCTGACTTTTGAACCCAGTGTCAACATCGCCACCCCTTTAAATTACCGTCTCGGTCCGGGTGACGAAGTTATTATCGACATCTGGGGAGCCAGTCAGAACACTATCCGCCAACAGATTTCTCCTGATGGCACGATCAACATTCAGAAAATAGGTCCCGTCAACCTGAACGGCCTGACTATTGCTGAAGCCAATGACTATCTCAAAAAAACATTGAACAAGATATATAATGGTCTTAATAATACGAATGACCCTACTTCTGACATCCGTCTGACTTTGGGCAGCATCCGTACTATTCAGATTAATGTAATGGGTGAAGTAGTCCAGCCGGGTACTTACTCTCTGTCATCCTTTTCTACTGTGTTCCATGCGCTTTACCGTGCCGGTGGAGTCAGTGACATAGGAAGCCTTCGTAATGTGCAGCTGGTACGTAACGGTAAAAATATCGCCACAATTGACGTCTACCAATTTATCATGAAAGGAAACATTCAGGATGATGTTCGTCTGCAAGAAGGCGATGTTGTGATTGTTCCCGCTTATGACATATTGGTAAAGATCGACGGAAAAGTGAAACGTCCGATGCGCTTCGAAATGAAGAAGGATGAGAACTTATCTACTCTAATCAGTTATGCCGGTGGGTTTGACGCTGACGCCTATACCCGTTCACTGCGTGTCGTACGCCAGAACGGACAGGAGTATGAAGTGAACACTGTCAAAGACCTCGATTATAGTGTCTATAAAATGCGGAATGGTGATGTTGTGACCGCCGAGGCTATCCTTAACCGCTTTACTAATAAGCTTGAAATCCGTGGTGCCGTTTACCGTCCCGGTATCTACCAGCTAAACGGTAAACTGAATACCGTCCGCGAATTGGTGAACGAAGCCCAAGGCTTGACAGGTGATGCTTTCCTTAACCGTGCTGTCCTTTATCGTCAACGTGAGGACCTTACTACTGAAGTTATTCCTGTTGACATTAAATCCATCATGGATGGTACTTCTCAAAATATCATCCTGACGAAAAACGACATTCTTTATATTCCGAGTATCCATGATTTGGAAGATAGGGGAGATGTTGTAATCCACGGCGAAGTGGCCAAACCTGATTCTTATCCTTATGCGGATAATATGACCCTTGAAGATTTGATCATTCAGGCAGGTGGATTGCGTGAAGCCGCTTCTGTTGTTCGTGTGGATGTATCTCGTAGAATTAGGAATCCCCGTAGTACAGTGGATAACGATACTATCGGTCGGACGTATACATTTTCCCTGAAAGAAGGTTTTGTGATAGATGGCACACCGGGTTTCGTACTTCAGCCTTATGATGAGGTTTATGTACGTCGTAGTCCGGGTTATCAGGCCCAACAGAATGTAGTTGTTGAAGGTGAAATCCTGTTCGGAGGGTCTTATGCCATGACCAGTCGTGAAGAACGTCTTTCAGATTTGATCAATAAAGCGGGAGGCGCTACGAATTATGCCTATTTACGTGGTGCCAAGTTAACCCGTGTAGCTAATGCAAGTGAAAAGAAACGTATGGGTGATGTAATCCGCCTAATGAGCAGACAGTTGGGAGAAGCTATGATTGACTCTTTAGGTATCCGTGTAGAAGATTATTTTACAGTTGGAATTGATTTGGAAAAAGCACTGGCTAATCCTGGTAGTACAGCCGATATTGTCTTGCGTGAGGGTGACGTGATTTCCATTCCGAAGAACAATAATACAGTCACGATCAATGGTGCTGTGATGGTTCCTAATACAGTTTCTTATATGAAAGGTGAGAATATCGATTATTACTTGAATCAGGCCGGTGGTTATTCTGAGAATGCGAAGAAGAGTAAGAAGTTCATCGTTTACATGAATGGTCAGGTAACTAAGGTTAAGGGTAGTGGTAAGAAACAGATTGAACCTGGTTGTGAGATAATTGTACCTAGTAAGGCTAAGAAGAAAACTAATATAGGTAATATCTTGGGTTATGCTACTACATTTAGTTCATTGGGGATGATGGTGGCATCTATTGCTAATTTAATCAAGAAATAACGAATACCTTTATTTATGTCTACTTTGATGGAACAAGCATCTGAAAAGGAAACAAAACAGTTGCATAATAATCACAATGATGAGGAGATCGAAATTGATTTGATGGATCTTTTTCGTAAGGTTATAGGTATTCGTAAGAAAATCTATAAAGCTGCCGGTATTGGACTGATAATTGGTGTTATTGTTGCAATAAGTATCCCTAAGCAGTATACGGTTGAAGTTACCCTTTCTCCGGAAATGGGTAATAACAAAGGTGGTGGTTTATCCGGTTTGGCTGCTTCCTTTTTAGGAAGTGGAGTTTCTATGGGAGATGGTACTGATGCCTTGAATGCTTCCTTATCTGCTGATATTGCCTCTTCTACTCCTTTTTTACTGGAGCTTTCCGCAATGGATATACCGGTAACAAAGAATAAAGTCATGACATTGAACACCTATTTAGATGAAGAAACATCTCCCTGGTGGAGTTATGTAATCGGGTTTCCTGGAATGCTAATTGGTGGGGTAAAGTCTTTGTTTACTGAGGAAGGTGAAATTACATCTTTTGATAAAACAAGTCAGGGCGCAATTGAGCTTTCAAAGAAAGATTTGAGGAAAATTGAGACTCTGAAGAAAATGATAACTGCTTCTGTGGATAAGAAAACCTCAATGATTTCCGTTACTGCAACTTTTCAGAATCCTAAGGTTGCTGCAGCCGTAGCCGACTCTGTAGTTAAGAAGTTGCAGGAATATATAATAGACTATCGTACTTTCAAGGCGAAAGAAGATTGTATTTATTTGGAGAAACTTTTCAAAGAACGTCAGCAAGAATATTATGCAGCTCAGAAGAAATACGCAGACTATCTGGATTCTCATGATAATATAATTTTGCAGAGCGTTCGTGCCGAACAGGAACGCTTGCAGAATGATATGAGCCTTGCTTACCAGGTATACAGTCAGGTTGCCGGTCAGCTTCAGATTGCCAGAGCTAAAGTTCAGGAGGAGAAACCTGTATTTGCCATTGTAGAGCCTGCTGTTGTACCATTATATCCTTCGGGAACCAGTAGGAAAGTATATGTTTTAGCTTTTATTTTCCTATCAGTTTGTATTGTTATCTCTTGGAATCTATTCGGAAAAGATTTTCTGAATAAGTTCAAAGAAGTATGTGCCTAAAATCAATCTTTAATGTGATATGGTATCAACCACCAGTCAAATCAATAAATTTATAGAATTTGTAGCAGTTCTGGGAGATCTGATCATTCTGAACCTGGTATTGTTCTTTCTCCTTTTCTTTTGGGAGGAAGCTTTTGTTTCTTTACCTTTCTCTTGTAGAGTCTCATGGATGATGACTTCGTTAAGTCTTTGCTATCTGGCCTGTTCGGGCTCCCGTGGGAGGGTTTGGGATAGTCGGGGAATTCGTCCTGACCAACTTGTATTGCGCGTGTTGAAAAATATTATAGCTTTTTCCATCTTTTGGGCATGTATCATGACTTTTAGTGGAATCTCTATCTATTCTCCTCTTTTCTTTGTTGCATATTTCTCTTTTCTCTTTGTCATCTTAAGTATTTATCGCATTGTTATCCGTCATTTCCTGATAGTCTATTGTGCTAAGGGAAAGCATAGACGTTATGCTGTTTTTATAGGTGGAGGCAATAATATGCAGGTTTTGTATGAGGAGATGGAAAGTTCTCTGGCGTCTTCTCTATATGAAGTTGTGGGTTATTTTGATATTAAACCGAATGATGCTCTTTCTTCGCAATGTTCTTATTTGGGTAATCCTGATGGCTTTTCGGATTTTATGTCTGCACACCCGGGAATCAAACATGTTTTTTGTTCTCTGTCGATGGAGGAGGGACGTTATAATTTTTCTATTATGAATCATTGTGAAAACCATTTGCTATATTTTCATGGTGTTCCTAATGTTTGCAAAGGTTTTCCGCGTCGTATTTGGCACAGTATGGTTGGCAATATGCCTATCTTGAATTTGCGTTATGAGCCTTTGGGTAAGATGGAGAACCGTATCTTAAAACGGCTATTCGATATTATTTTTTCTAGTCTTTTTCTGGTTATAATTTTTCCTTTTGTTTATCTCATAGTGGGAAGTATTATAAAATTGACTTCTCCCGGTCCTGTATTCTTTAAGCAAATGCGTACGGGTTTGAATGGTGTGGATTTTGTGTGTTACAAATTCCGTTCTATGAAAGTGAATGATGAAGCCGACAGTAAACAGGCTACGGCTGATGATCCCCGTAAAACAAGATTTGGAGATTTCCTTCGTCGTTCTAATATTGACGAACTTCCCCAGTTTATCAATGTCTTTAAGGGTGATATGTCGATAGTAGGTCCCCGTCCTCACATGTTGGCTCATACGGAGACTTATGCCCGGTTGATTGATAAATATATGGTGCGGCACTTTATAAAACCTGGAGTAACCGGTTGGGCTCAAACACATGGTTTCCGTGGTGAAACAAGAGAACTTTTACAGATGGAGGAACGTGTTAAGGCTGATATTTGGTATATGGAGCACTGGACAATGCTGCTTGATATATATATCATTTATAAAACTGTGGCGAATGTGATTGTGGGGGAGAAGAATGCGTATTAAGAAGGTTGAAATATAGTATTGCTAGTTTTTTTAATTATAATAATATCACAAGCTTAACATGAAACCGTTTTTTATAGCAGGTCCTTGTGTCATTGAATCAATGGATGTACTACAAGAGGTAGCGGAAGAATTATTGCGGATACGTAAAAAGTATCAAGTACAAATTATTTTCAAATCATCTTTTGATAAAGCTAACAGGACATCTATTCATTCTTTTCGTGGTCCTGGGTTAGATAAAGGATTACAAATGCTTTCTGATATAAAGTCAAAATATGAATTGGAATTATTGACAGATATTCATGAGTCTTATCAAGCTATCCCTTGTGGAGAAGTGGTGGATGTATTGCAGATACCTGCTTTTCTTTGTCGTCAAACAGACTTGCTTATTGCTGCTGCAAAGACCGGAAAAATTGTAAATATAAAGAAGGCGCAATTCCTTTCTGGAGATGATATGCAGTATCCTGTGCAGAAGGTTCGTGAATCAGGAAATGATAATGTATGGTTAACAGAACGAGGTAATACTTACGGATACAATAACCTTGCAGTGGACTTTAGAAATATTTCGGATATGAAAAAGTATACCGATGCGGTTGTTATGGACTGTACTCATTCTGTGCAGCGTCCTGGTGCTGCTGGCGGTAAGACGGGAGGAAATAGAGAATTTGTGCCAGCTATGGCATTGGCAGCAAAGGCATTTGGAGCCGATGGTTATTTCTTTGAGGTTCATCCTGATCCTGAAAAAGCATTGAGTGATGGACCCAATATGCTTTATTTGGAAGATTTTGAAAATGTAGTTCGGTCATTATTATGAATAATATAAACCAGTATGCCGTTAAATGCTTTCAAGATGAGGCACAGGCAATATTAGACTTAATACCTCAACTAACAGACGATTTTTCTAGGTCTATAGACTTGATATACAATTGTCGTGGTCGTTTTATTATAACTGGAGTAGGAAAATCTGGGCATATTGGAGCTAAGATTGCAGCTACTCTTGCCAGTACAGGGACACCTTCTTTCTTTGTCAATCCTTTAGATGCGTATCACGGTGATCTTGGTATGTTTACTTCCGATGATGTTGTAATGGCGATTTCATATTCAGGTAATACTGATGAATTACTTCGTTTTATTCCATTATTATTAGAAAGACGTATTCCTATTATAGGAATGTCCGGAAATCCAAATTCTTTATTAGCTCAATATTCAAATTATCATTTGAACATTTCAGTAAATCATGAAGCTTGTCCTCTAAATCTAGCTCCAACTTCCTCGACTACAGCTACTTTGGCTATGGGTGATGCCATTGCATGCGCTTTGATGAGAATTCGTCATTTTAAAACTTCAGATTTCGCGCAGTTTCATCCAGGGGGTAGCTTGGGAAAGAGATTGTTATCTAAAGTTAAAGATTATATGGTGTCTACTAATCTTCCTATTGTTTCTCTTGAGAGTAAAGTAAGTGATACAATAATTGAAATTAGCAAGACTAAACAAGGAATAGCAGTTGCCATTCATGATAATAAAGTGGTAGGAGTTGTAACTGATGGTGATGTTCGTCGTGCTATGCAAGATAAAAAAGATATTTTCTTTTCATTAACTGTGAAAGAGATAATGAGTTGGAATCCTAAGACCATTACAGAGACAGCTAAACTATCGGAAGCAGAGGATTTGATGAGAAAGCATAATATACATTCTTTGATAGTTATTGATGAGAATAATCAGCTTTCGGGTATTATTGATGCTTTTTCTTGTTTATAAAATGTATTCAAATATGAAAATAGTCGCATTTGTTCCTATCCGTTTGAATAGCAAACGGGTAATTGGTAAAAATCTTAGGTTATTAGGTGGTAAACCATTGATGTGTTATATCCTTGATGTATTGGTTAAGGTGAAAAATATTAATGAAGTCTATGTATTCTGTAGTCAAGATGAAATAGTAAAATATCTTCCAATGGGAGTGAAATTCATAAAACGTCCTGAATATCTTGATCAAGATGAAACTTTAGGAAGAGATATTTATGAAGAATTTGTCAAGAATGTGGATGCTGATATTTATATATTAGCACATACAACTTCCCCCTTTATAAAACAGTCTACAATAGAGTTGGCACTTGATAAGATTGTTAATGGTGGTTATGATTCGGCATTTAGCTGTGAGAAAATTCAGACTTTTACTTGGTTTCAAGGGAAACCTTTAAATTATGATCTAAAGGAGATTCCTCGTACACAAGTTATAGAACCTATTTATGTTGAGACGAGTGCGTTTTTTATGTTTAAGCGTAATATATGGACT
The Bacteroides luhongzhouii DNA segment above includes these coding regions:
- a CDS encoding DUF4373 domain-containing protein gives rise to the protein MSMINKGIPYFPTSANFFEEEVMELLEAKFGVLASYIVLRLLCKIYKEGYYISWGKEQNLIFARKIGEGIKEEMVEKIVELLLEKRFFHKETYDQYGVLTSEQIQKVWMEATVRRKIDYSQLPYLLAPKEKNGRQKGELNKENVDILPTQVKVSSENDDIFRQTKLNQTKLYSEEEDKRDASFEIPGYAYNQATHNINGLIESLDRYKVTSPEEKQTILRLSDYGRKGTQVWRLFSSTSWSKIGAPGKYIIAALTNKR
- a CDS encoding SH3 beta-barrel fold-containing protein — encoded protein: MKRKINRSKMESCKLVWKRRIVSEKGFSEKSAERIAQRCIELIERMQYGNAMIAFYKQDGTFCMEKGTLVGYEKFFHREYKNTARQESVVYWSTEQHAWRRFMIGNLLEWKAIV
- a CDS encoding DUF4119 family protein, producing the protein MANKKTNHGESKTQVKNNVQNPKKNGRGHQRVEIISKDELEERGGLTGDATALLTVYLQKFEEGEAHIHYSKKLKDLAEHIHEKEILYIHKHGGYKLMEVSSIETELCVIRRARREQLEEEERQAKEKARNKY
- a CDS encoding tyrosine-type DNA invertase cluster 3b; amino-acid sequence: MMNRNGFSRCAEFYIGRLRKEGRHSTAHVYKNALFSFSKYCGTSNVSFRQVTRERLRRYGQYLYECGLKPNTISTYMRMLRSIYNRGVEAGSAPYVPRLFHDVYTGVDVRQKKALPATELHKLLYEDPKSERLRRTQAIAALMFQFCGMSFADLAHLEKSALDQNVLRYNRIKTKTPMSVEVLNTAKEMINQLRSKEDSHPDCPDYLFDILRGDKKRTDEGGYREYQSALRRFNNSLKDLARALHLQSPVTSYTLRHSWATTAKYRGVSIEMISESLGHKSIKTTQIYLKGFGLKERTEVNKGNLSYVRNCCVGGVK
- a CDS encoding UpxY family transcription antiterminator produces the protein MILTKPKSVNAGPISGTGEGVAHSKRWYVALVRMHHEKKVSERLSKMGIDSFVPVQQQIHQWSDRRKMVDTVLLPMMVFVHVNPKERMEVLSFSTVSRYMVMRGESTPAVIPDEQMARFRFMLDYSEEAVCMNDTPLARGEKVRVIKGPLSGLVGELVTVGGKSKIAVRLNMLGCACVDMPIGYVEPTKISNDDTKKL
- a CDS encoding polysaccharide biosynthesis/export family protein, translating into MTIQKNFNVFLFILLLGVFSPLMAQTMSDSQVLEYVKEGIRQGKEQKQLASELARKGVTKEQAMRVKQLYEQQNNVNASTATGTDVNESRLREEMKENTSDMLEDHPSTQDLARGNQVFGRNIFNTRNLTFEPSVNIATPLNYRLGPGDEVIIDIWGASQNTIRQQISPDGTINIQKIGPVNLNGLTIAEANDYLKKTLNKIYNGLNNTNDPTSDIRLTLGSIRTIQINVMGEVVQPGTYSLSSFSTVFHALYRAGGVSDIGSLRNVQLVRNGKNIATIDVYQFIMKGNIQDDVRLQEGDVVIVPAYDILVKIDGKVKRPMRFEMKKDENLSTLISYAGGFDADAYTRSLRVVRQNGQEYEVNTVKDLDYSVYKMRNGDVVTAEAILNRFTNKLEIRGAVYRPGIYQLNGKLNTVRELVNEAQGLTGDAFLNRAVLYRQREDLTTEVIPVDIKSIMDGTSQNIILTKNDILYIPSIHDLEDRGDVVIHGEVAKPDSYPYADNMTLEDLIIQAGGLREAASVVRVDVSRRIRNPRSTVDNDTIGRTYTFSLKEGFVIDGTPGFVLQPYDEVYVRRSPGYQAQQNVVVEGEILFGGSYAMTSREERLSDLINKAGGATNYAYLRGAKLTRVANASEKKRMGDVIRLMSRQLGEAMIDSLGIRVEDYFTVGIDLEKALANPGSTADIVLREGDVISIPKNNNTVTINGAVMVPNTVSYMKGENIDYYLNQAGGYSENAKKSKKFIVYMNGQVTKVKGSGKKQIEPGCEIIVPSKAKKKTNIGNILGYATTFSSLGMMVASIANLIKK
- a CDS encoding Wzz/FepE/Etk N-terminal domain-containing protein, encoding MSTLMEQASEKETKQLHNNHNDEEIEIDLMDLFRKVIGIRKKIYKAAGIGLIIGVIVAISIPKQYTVEVTLSPEMGNNKGGGLSGLAASFLGSGVSMGDGTDALNASLSADIASSTPFLLELSAMDIPVTKNKVMTLNTYLDEETSPWWSYVIGFPGMLIGGVKSLFTEEGEITSFDKTSQGAIELSKKDLRKIETLKKMITASVDKKTSMISVTATFQNPKVAAAVADSVVKKLQEYIIDYRTFKAKEDCIYLEKLFKERQQEYYAAQKKYADYLDSHDNIILQSVRAEQERLQNDMSLAYQVYSQVAGQLQIARAKVQEEKPVFAIVEPAVVPLYPSGTSRKVYVLAFIFLSVCIVISWNLFGKDFLNKFKEVCA
- a CDS encoding undecaprenyl-phosphate glucose phosphotransferase, which codes for MVSTTSQINKFIEFVAVLGDLIILNLVLFFLLFFWEEAFVSLPFSCRVSWMMTSLSLCYLACSGSRGRVWDSRGIRPDQLVLRVLKNIIAFSIFWACIMTFSGISIYSPLFFVAYFSFLFVILSIYRIVIRHFLIVYCAKGKHRRYAVFIGGGNNMQVLYEEMESSLASSLYEVVGYFDIKPNDALSSQCSYLGNPDGFSDFMSAHPGIKHVFCSLSMEEGRYNFSIMNHCENHLLYFHGVPNVCKGFPRRIWHSMVGNMPILNLRYEPLGKMENRILKRLFDIIFSSLFLVIIFPFVYLIVGSIIKLTSPGPVFFKQMRTGLNGVDFVCYKFRSMKVNDEADSKQATADDPRKTRFGDFLRRSNIDELPQFINVFKGDMSIVGPRPHMLAHTETYARLIDKYMVRHFIKPGVTGWAQTHGFRGETRELLQMEERVKADIWYMEHWTMLLDIYIIYKTVANVIVGEKNAY
- the kdsA gene encoding 3-deoxy-8-phosphooctulonate synthase, with the protein product MKPFFIAGPCVIESMDVLQEVAEELLRIRKKYQVQIIFKSSFDKANRTSIHSFRGPGLDKGLQMLSDIKSKYELELLTDIHESYQAIPCGEVVDVLQIPAFLCRQTDLLIAAAKTGKIVNIKKAQFLSGDDMQYPVQKVRESGNDNVWLTERGNTYGYNNLAVDFRNISDMKKYTDAVVMDCTHSVQRPGAAGGKTGGNREFVPAMALAAKAFGADGYFFEVHPDPEKALSDGPNMLYLEDFENVVRSLL
- a CDS encoding KpsF/GutQ family sugar-phosphate isomerase, coding for MNNINQYAVKCFQDEAQAILDLIPQLTDDFSRSIDLIYNCRGRFIITGVGKSGHIGAKIAATLASTGTPSFFVNPLDAYHGDLGMFTSDDVVMAISYSGNTDELLRFIPLLLERRIPIIGMSGNPNSLLAQYSNYHLNISVNHEACPLNLAPTSSTTATLAMGDAIACALMRIRHFKTSDFAQFHPGGSLGKRLLSKVKDYMVSTNLPIVSLESKVSDTIIEISKTKQGIAVAIHDNKVVGVVTDGDVRRAMQDKKDIFFSLTVKEIMSWNPKTITETAKLSEAEDLMRKHNIHSLIVIDENNQLSGIIDAFSCL
- a CDS encoding cytidylyltransferase domain-containing protein, with translation MKIVAFVPIRLNSKRVIGKNLRLLGGKPLMCYILDVLVKVKNINEVYVFCSQDEIVKYLPMGVKFIKRPEYLDQDETLGRDIYEEFVKNVDADIYILAHTTSPFIKQSTIELALDKIVNGGYDSAFSCEKIQTFTWFQGKPLNYDLKEIPRTQVIEPIYVETSAFFMFKRNIWTEYKQRIGFNPYIAQVDKIEGVDIDWPEDFEFAEKILEVYEKND